The proteins below come from a single Chitinophaga pinensis DSM 2588 genomic window:
- a CDS encoding DegT/DnrJ/EryC1/StrS family aminotransferase: MPGYEFFGPEERKEINDVLDTGIFMRYGFDGPRKGIWKAKELEQAISEKLNVSHTHLVSSGTAALTTVMAALGIGAGDEVIMPTFTFVASFECIFSVGATPVLVDVDDTLTLDPKAVEAAITPRTKAVMPVHMCGSMADLDALKAICDKHNLILLEDACQSFGGTYKGKALGTIGHAGAFSFDFVKTITCAEGGAVVTNDKDVYLKCDAYADHGHDHLGVDRGADLHPYVGYNYRISELHAAVGLAQVRKLDTFLSIQRKTKKILKDALATVPGVTFRRLPDAEGDSATFLAFFLPEESQARAAAAAMKAAGLPAFYWFDNNWHYIRNWEHFKQSVVLSRFAPGLQQAMELYKVKQFPVSDAIMSRCICTPINLGWSEEEIQQRAEKLVNAVKSAL, translated from the coding sequence ATGCCCGGATATGAATTTTTTGGCCCGGAAGAACGCAAGGAAATAAATGATGTATTAGATACAGGCATTTTTATGCGTTACGGCTTTGATGGTCCCCGTAAAGGCATCTGGAAAGCTAAGGAACTTGAACAGGCCATTTCTGAAAAACTGAACGTAAGCCATACACACCTGGTATCCAGCGGTACTGCTGCGCTGACCACTGTAATGGCGGCTCTGGGTATTGGCGCCGGAGATGAAGTGATCATGCCTACTTTCACGTTTGTAGCCAGCTTTGAATGTATTTTCTCTGTTGGAGCAACACCTGTACTGGTGGATGTGGATGATACGCTGACACTTGATCCCAAGGCGGTGGAAGCGGCTATCACACCGCGTACAAAGGCCGTAATGCCGGTGCATATGTGCGGCTCAATGGCTGACCTCGACGCACTGAAAGCGATCTGCGACAAACACAACCTGATATTATTGGAAGATGCCTGCCAGTCATTTGGCGGTACTTATAAAGGAAAAGCACTGGGTACTATTGGTCACGCAGGTGCTTTTTCATTTGACTTTGTAAAAACCATCACCTGCGCAGAAGGTGGCGCCGTTGTTACAAACGATAAAGACGTTTACCTGAAATGCGACGCGTATGCTGACCATGGTCACGACCACCTGGGCGTAGATCGTGGCGCTGACCTGCATCCATATGTAGGATACAACTACCGCATCTCCGAACTGCACGCAGCAGTTGGGCTGGCGCAGGTACGTAAACTGGATACCTTCCTCAGCATCCAGCGTAAAACAAAGAAAATACTCAAGGATGCACTGGCTACCGTACCAGGTGTCACCTTCCGCCGTCTGCCTGATGCAGAAGGAGACAGTGCTACTTTCCTGGCGTTCTTCTTACCGGAAGAATCACAGGCAAGAGCGGCTGCCGCTGCTATGAAAGCTGCCGGTCTGCCTGCCTTTTACTGGTTTGACAATAACTGGCACTACATCCGTAACTGGGAGCACTTCAAACAGAGCGTTGTATTGTCCCGTTTTGCACCAGGACTGCAACAGGCAATGGAACTGTATAAAGTAAAACAGTTCCCGGTGTCTGACGCGATCATGAGCCGTTGTATCTGTACGCCTATCAACCTCGGTTGGAGCGAAGAAGAAATACAGCAACGTGCAGAGAAATTGGTGAACGCAGTAAAGAGCGCTTTATAA
- a CDS encoding iron-containing alcohol dehydrogenase family protein: MKFRNFKMVDYVVFGRGAFDQLDEILAPRRLGDAPMIFFVDHFFQGNEAFAKRVPLRGKDKIVYIDVTDEPKTKYVDKVRDDLKAEFGEVSGIIGIGGGSVMDMAKAVALMMKNPGSSADYQGWDLVKVAGVYKVGIPTISGTGAEVSRTCVLTGPTRKLGMNSDFTPFDQIVLDPELIKGVPVNQQFYTAMDCYIHCIESLQGTYLNAFSRSYGEEALRLCQEIFLHKEQWDDDADEKLMMASYAGGMSIAYSQVGVAHAVSYGLAYLLGTKHGIGNCIVFDKLEEFYPEGVKEFKEMVKKHNIDIPQGITKGLTDEQFNIMIDVSLGMAPLWENALGKDWKEQMTRERLRALYEQL, translated from the coding sequence ATGAAATTCAGGAATTTTAAAATGGTTGATTATGTGGTGTTTGGCCGTGGTGCGTTTGACCAGCTTGACGAAATACTGGCGCCCCGCCGTCTGGGCGATGCGCCGATGATATTTTTCGTAGACCACTTCTTTCAGGGAAATGAAGCGTTTGCAAAACGTGTTCCCCTGAGAGGCAAAGATAAAATCGTATACATCGACGTTACCGACGAACCAAAGACTAAATACGTAGACAAGGTAAGAGACGACCTGAAAGCGGAATTCGGTGAAGTAAGCGGTATCATTGGTATCGGTGGCGGATCCGTAATGGATATGGCCAAAGCCGTAGCCCTGATGATGAAGAACCCTGGTTCTTCTGCGGACTATCAGGGATGGGACCTGGTAAAAGTAGCGGGTGTGTACAAAGTAGGTATCCCTACCATTTCCGGCACCGGCGCTGAAGTAAGCCGTACCTGTGTATTGACTGGTCCTACCCGTAAACTGGGTATGAACTCTGACTTTACACCATTTGACCAGATCGTACTCGATCCGGAATTAATCAAAGGCGTACCGGTAAACCAGCAATTCTACACTGCGATGGATTGCTATATTCACTGTATCGAATCCCTGCAGGGTACTTATCTGAATGCATTCAGCCGTTCTTATGGTGAAGAAGCGCTTCGCCTCTGCCAGGAGATTTTCCTGCACAAAGAGCAGTGGGATGATGATGCAGATGAGAAGCTGATGATGGCTTCTTATGCCGGCGGTATGAGTATCGCTTATTCCCAGGTAGGTGTGGCACATGCGGTAAGCTATGGCCTGGCATACCTGCTGGGAACCAAACACGGTATCGGTAACTGTATCGTATTTGACAAGCTGGAAGAATTCTATCCGGAAGGCGTGAAAGAGTTCAAAGAAATGGTGAAAAAACATAACATCGACATTCCGCAGGGTATTACCAAAGGACTGACCGATGAACAGTTTAACATCATGATTGACGTATCGTTGGGTATGGCGCCGCTGTGGGAAAATGCCCTGGGCAAAGACTGGAAAGAGCAGATGACACGTGAGCGTTTACGCGCACTGTACGAGCAGCTGTAA
- a CDS encoding NYN domain-containing protein has translation MENKDLRLAVLIDADNIPYNKVKEMMEEVAKYGIPTFKRIYGDWTKPTLAGWKTVLLDNAITPIQQYSYTSGKNATDSAMIIDAMDILYTGRVDGFCLITSDSDFTRLATRLREAGMRVFGLGEKKTPSAFRAACDKFIYLEILVSEVKDASVKPKTVKEKSKAISKADKELVNMLGSSINDIADEDGWAYLGELGNLLLKKQPDFDARNYGYSKLLQLIKSFDDFEIDIRESGRKMGKLVYVRVK, from the coding sequence ATGGAAAACAAAGATCTCCGTTTGGCTGTCCTTATCGACGCTGATAATATTCCTTACAACAAGGTGAAAGAGATGATGGAAGAGGTGGCCAAGTATGGAATTCCCACATTTAAGCGCATCTATGGGGACTGGACAAAACCCACGCTGGCTGGCTGGAAAACAGTGTTGCTCGACAATGCGATTACCCCGATACAACAATACAGTTATACGTCCGGCAAAAATGCCACCGACTCTGCGATGATCATCGATGCGATGGATATTCTGTATACCGGCAGGGTAGATGGTTTTTGTCTGATTACGAGCGACAGTGATTTTACCCGTCTGGCTACGCGTTTGCGGGAGGCCGGGATGCGGGTATTCGGACTGGGAGAGAAGAAGACGCCCAGTGCCTTCAGGGCCGCTTGTGATAAGTTCATTTATCTTGAAATCCTGGTAAGCGAGGTAAAGGATGCGTCCGTGAAACCGAAAACCGTAAAGGAGAAGAGTAAGGCTATCAGTAAGGCCGACAAGGAACTGGTGAATATGCTGGGATCGAGTATCAATGATATTGCAGATGAAGATGGCTGGGCTTACCTGGGAGAACTGGGGAATCTGTTATTGAAGAAACAACCGGATTTTGACGCCCGAAACTATGGGTACAGCAAACTTTTACAGCTGATCAAAAGCTTTGATGATTTTGAAATAGACATCAGGGAGAGCGGCCGCAAGATGGGGAAACTGGTATATGTAAGGGTAAAATAA
- a CDS encoding hydroxypyruvate isomerase family protein — protein MERRKFLQQSTLAGLSTLAAGSAAAATHHSFNEKEKEQAGKTFNLNYAPHDGMFKNSGGDSFLDQIQFMYDQGFRSIEDNGMMKRDTAEQEKIGKLLSKLGMQMGVFVIDAGDNWKVSLTSGKQEFKDAFVKECKRALETAKRVNAKWATVVPGYFERNLPIGVQTAHVIEAFRAGAGVLEKEGLVMVMEPLSDNPDLFLRTAEQSYGICKAVNSPSCKILYDIYHMQRNTGNLIPVMDMCWDEIAYIQIGDNPGRKEPTSGEINYKNIFKHLHKKGFKGILGMEHGNANPGKEGEQALIKAYRESDDFL, from the coding sequence ATGGAAAGAAGAAAATTCCTTCAGCAGAGCACATTGGCAGGTCTCTCTACGCTGGCAGCAGGCAGTGCCGCAGCAGCAACCCATCATTCCTTCAATGAGAAGGAGAAAGAACAGGCAGGCAAAACCTTCAATCTCAACTATGCCCCTCATGACGGTATGTTTAAAAACAGTGGCGGCGACAGCTTCCTCGATCAGATACAGTTCATGTATGATCAGGGCTTCCGTTCCATTGAAGACAACGGCATGATGAAAAGAGATACGGCAGAACAGGAGAAGATCGGTAAACTGCTCAGCAAACTCGGTATGCAGATGGGGGTATTTGTGATCGATGCGGGCGACAACTGGAAGGTTTCTCTGACCAGCGGCAAACAGGAGTTTAAAGACGCCTTTGTAAAAGAATGTAAACGGGCACTTGAAACCGCCAAACGTGTCAATGCCAAATGGGCGACCGTAGTGCCGGGCTATTTTGAACGTAACCTGCCGATCGGCGTACAAACGGCACATGTAATCGAAGCCTTCCGCGCAGGAGCAGGCGTACTGGAAAAAGAAGGACTGGTAATGGTGATGGAGCCCCTGAGCGACAATCCTGACCTGTTTCTGCGTACCGCAGAACAAAGTTATGGCATCTGTAAAGCGGTCAACAGCCCAAGCTGTAAAATACTCTACGATATCTACCATATGCAGCGCAATACCGGCAACCTGATCCCTGTAATGGACATGTGCTGGGATGAAATTGCCTATATCCAGATCGGTGATAATCCTGGCCGTAAGGAACCGACCAGCGGTGAGATCAACTACAAAAATATTTTCAAACACCTGCACAAGAAAGGTTTCAAAGGTATCCTGGGCATGGAACATGGTAATGCCAATCCGGGAAAAGAAGGCGAACAGGCGCTCATAAAGGCATACCGCGAAAGTGACGATTTTCTGTAA
- a CDS encoding glycoside hydrolase family 25 protein: MSKLRIKKSRRLVFVFLFLLCLAAGGWLWWLDKEDAINFVRYEEFGIDMPVNYSIHGIDVSKFQKNINWSAVEQMQVDRIHISFAFIKATEGITRQDASFKTNWQKARKAGIVRGAYHFFYSTRDPLKQVINFQNVVQLESGDLPPVLDIEVHNNQPAAVIRSTARIWLEEMEKAYGVKPIIYTNIHFYETYLGEEFDKYPLWLAHYYQKERPSTKRQWLFWQHSDIGRVNGIRTTVDFNVFRGDSLALRKLCLP; this comes from the coding sequence GTGTCAAAACTCCGAATTAAGAAGTCCAGGCGTCTGGTTTTCGTCTTTTTATTCCTCCTATGTCTGGCTGCTGGTGGCTGGCTATGGTGGCTGGACAAAGAAGATGCCATCAATTTTGTACGATACGAAGAATTTGGTATTGATATGCCGGTGAATTATTCCATTCATGGAATTGATGTATCGAAGTTCCAGAAGAATATCAACTGGTCTGCTGTAGAGCAGATGCAGGTGGACAGGATCCATATATCATTTGCGTTCATAAAGGCGACTGAGGGGATTACCCGTCAGGATGCCTCATTTAAAACAAACTGGCAGAAGGCCAGGAAGGCCGGTATTGTACGGGGCGCTTATCACTTCTTTTATTCTACGAGAGATCCGCTGAAGCAGGTGATTAATTTTCAGAATGTGGTACAGCTCGAATCGGGCGATTTACCGCCTGTGCTGGATATAGAAGTACATAATAACCAGCCGGCGGCGGTGATCCGCTCTACTGCCAGGATCTGGCTGGAGGAAATGGAAAAGGCCTACGGTGTGAAACCGATCATTTATACCAACATACACTTTTACGAGACTTATCTCGGAGAGGAGTTTGACAAGTATCCATTATGGCTGGCGCATTATTATCAGAAAGAACGACCTTCGACAAAGAGACAGTGGTTATTCTGGCAGCATAGCGATATCGGCAGGGTGAATGGTATCCGTACAACCGTTGACTTTAACGTATTCAGAGGAGATAGCCTGGCATTGCGGAAATTATGTCTTCCTTAA
- a CDS encoding YybH family protein, giving the protein MRLVLFLILLTAPFAGLHAQQPQSAIKALLQKQTDSWNQGDLDAFMSTYWKSDSLIFIGKRGPTYGWQATLDNYKRSYPDTAAMGKLNFNLLEMKALAADTWFVVGKWHLTRTIGDLEGHFSLLIKKIKGNWKIIADHSS; this is encoded by the coding sequence ATGCGTTTAGTGCTGTTCCTTATTCTGTTGACGGCTCCGTTTGCCGGCCTCCATGCCCAGCAGCCGCAGTCTGCGATCAAGGCCTTATTACAGAAACAAACAGATTCCTGGAACCAGGGCGACCTGGACGCCTTTATGAGTACCTACTGGAAATCAGACTCCCTGATATTTATCGGTAAACGAGGCCCGACCTATGGCTGGCAGGCCACACTGGATAATTATAAACGCTCTTATCCGGACACAGCTGCCATGGGCAAGCTGAATTTCAATTTACTGGAAATGAAAGCATTAGCCGCTGATACCTGGTTTGTGGTGGGTAAATGGCACCTCACAAGGACAATTGGGGATCTGGAGGGACACTTTTCCCTGCTGATAAAGAAAATCAAGGGTAACTGGAAGATCATTGCCGACCATAGTAGCTAA
- a CDS encoding phage holin family protein, which translates to MNFLIRLLVTALAAMVTAYILPGVNIKDFTSALILALVLAILNLLVKPILVLLTLPATILTLGLFLLVINAVIILLAARLVKGFSVDGFFWALIFSVVLTVVSSIMHSIAGGNND; encoded by the coding sequence ATGAACTTTCTGATCCGGTTATTAGTAACGGCGCTGGCAGCAATGGTGACTGCCTATATATTGCCCGGTGTTAATATCAAAGACTTTACCAGTGCGCTCATCCTTGCATTAGTATTAGCTATCTTGAACCTGTTGGTAAAACCGATCCTGGTGTTACTGACCTTACCTGCCACTATACTGACGCTTGGACTTTTCCTGCTGGTGATCAACGCCGTGATCATTCTGCTGGCTGCAAGACTGGTAAAAGGCTTTTCCGTGGATGGCTTCTTCTGGGCACTGATATTCAGTGTGGTACTGACCGTAGTCAGTAGCATTATGCACAGTATAGCAGGAGGCAATAACGATTGA
- the kdsB gene encoding 3-deoxy-manno-octulosonate cytidylyltransferase → MKKVALIPARYGATRFPGKLMAKLGGKSVILRTYESTVNTGVFDEVMVVCDNDIIYNEIVSNGGKAIMSKKEHECGTDRIAEAIEDRADVDIVVNVQGDEPFTQKEPLEKLLQVFEGEEGKNVQVASLMQVLKDWKSIEDPNYVKVAVDKKSNALFFSRSVIPYPRDKNVATTYYEHIGIYAFRRQTLMDFTKMPVSPLEAAEKIECLRYLENGISMKMVVTEYMGVEIDTPEDLVKAEKLL, encoded by the coding sequence ATGAAGAAAGTAGCCTTAATTCCTGCCCGCTATGGCGCTACCCGGTTTCCGGGTAAGCTGATGGCAAAACTGGGGGGCAAATCTGTGATCCTGCGTACCTATGAAAGCACCGTTAACACCGGTGTGTTTGACGAGGTAATGGTGGTTTGCGACAACGACATTATTTACAATGAAATTGTAAGTAACGGTGGTAAAGCAATCATGAGCAAAAAGGAACACGAATGCGGTACCGATCGTATTGCAGAAGCCATTGAAGATCGTGCTGATGTGGATATCGTGGTGAATGTACAGGGTGACGAACCTTTTACCCAGAAAGAACCGTTGGAGAAATTATTGCAGGTTTTTGAAGGAGAAGAGGGTAAGAACGTGCAGGTGGCTTCATTGATGCAGGTGCTGAAGGATTGGAAATCTATCGAAGATCCTAACTATGTAAAAGTGGCCGTTGATAAGAAATCCAACGCCCTTTTCTTCTCCCGCTCGGTGATCCCGTATCCCCGTGATAAAAACGTGGCGACCACTTATTACGAACATATCGGCATCTACGCTTTCCGCAGGCAAACGCTGATGGATTTTACCAAAATGCCGGTAAGTCCGCTGGAAGCTGCTGAAAAGATCGAATGTCTGCGTTACCTGGAGAATGGCATTTCCATGAAAATGGTGGTGACTGAATACATGGGCGTGGAGATCGATACGCCGGAAGACCTGGTGAAGGCAGAAAAATTACTGTAA
- a CDS encoding SPASM domain-containing protein, whose amino-acid sequence MPEFNLNDSLNLLSKFTPRRIWNAGKVLSSYFVSKWTGKPVQWGYPISVSFEPTTSCNLRCPECPSGLRAFTRPTGMLQQDFFRKTIDEIYKELLYLIFYFQGEPYLNPGFLEMVKYAHDKGIYTATSTNAHYMTDENARKTVESGLDRLIISIDGTTQDVYTQYRVGGNLEKVIQGAKNIVKWKKELNSKTPFVFFQFLVVKPNEHQIEDIKQLAKEIGVDEVRFKTAQVYDYEEGNRLIPTIDKYSRYHRKEDGTYAIKNKMGNHCWRLWHSPVITWDGLVVPCCFDKDAQHKLGDLKKESLKELWHNDKYIQFRTQIQKGRANIDICANCSEGTKVWG is encoded by the coding sequence ATGCCAGAATTTAATCTTAACGATAGCCTCAATCTGCTTTCCAAGTTCACGCCTCGCCGTATCTGGAACGCCGGTAAGGTACTGAGTAGTTATTTTGTAAGCAAGTGGACCGGTAAGCCTGTACAATGGGGTTATCCTATATCCGTATCTTTTGAACCGACAACATCCTGTAACCTGAGATGCCCCGAGTGTCCCAGTGGTCTCCGCGCTTTTACCCGCCCTACAGGTATGCTGCAGCAGGACTTTTTCAGGAAGACAATCGACGAGATCTATAAAGAATTATTATACCTGATCTTCTATTTTCAGGGTGAACCTTACCTGAATCCAGGCTTCCTGGAAATGGTAAAGTATGCACATGACAAAGGGATCTATACCGCTACCTCTACCAACGCGCATTACATGACAGATGAAAATGCCCGTAAAACAGTGGAAAGTGGTCTGGACAGATTGATCATCTCTATTGACGGTACCACCCAGGATGTGTATACGCAATACCGTGTAGGGGGTAATCTTGAGAAAGTGATCCAGGGTGCAAAGAATATCGTGAAGTGGAAAAAAGAACTGAACTCCAAGACGCCATTTGTGTTCTTCCAGTTCCTCGTCGTGAAACCCAATGAACACCAGATTGAGGATATCAAACAACTGGCGAAAGAGATCGGTGTAGATGAAGTACGATTCAAGACCGCACAGGTATACGATTATGAAGAAGGCAACCGCCTGATTCCTACCATTGATAAATACAGCCGTTACCATCGCAAAGAAGATGGCACTTATGCTATCAAAAATAAGATGGGTAACCATTGCTGGCGCTTATGGCACTCTCCGGTAATTACCTGGGATGGGCTTGTAGTACCTTGCTGTTTTGATAAAGATGCACAGCATAAACTGGGAGATCTCAAGAAGGAGTCCCTGAAAGAGTTGTGGCACAATGATAAGTATATTCAATTCAGAACACAGATCCAGAAAGGACGCGCCAATATCGATATTTGCGCTAACTGTAGTGAAGGAACAAAGGTTTGGGGGTAA
- a CDS encoding MFS transporter, producing the protein MDQSPGRVYTFHFIMLCLSNALFSASFNMLLPELPAYLTRMGGEDYKGYILALFTLMAGLSRPFSGKLTDTIGRVPVMIFGSLVCVVCSLLYPLVSSVGAFLLLRFFHGFSTGFKPTGTAAYVSDIVPATRRAEAMGMVGLFSTIGLALGPAIGGYISTQWNIQVMFQISAVFALLSVVILVGGMRETLADKQGFRLSTLRISKSEIFEPLVLAPVIVTFLTYLSYGALFTIIPDFSSHLGIQNKGLFFTFFTAASIGIRLLAGKVSDKYGRVPILKISSFTMAIAVFVLAVAHTPAMMLTAAIIYGVSVGLNSPAITAWTIDLGHPQFKGRALASMYIAMEAGIGLGAYLSAFIYHNDTRFFALTFYCTAVVTLLASVYLLFIYHNRRLQVMLRFVHMRAPIRRFLR; encoded by the coding sequence ATGGATCAGTCGCCCGGGAGAGTTTACACCTTCCACTTCATTATGCTATGCCTCAGCAATGCACTGTTTTCCGCCAGCTTTAACATGTTGCTTCCGGAATTACCCGCTTATCTGACCCGGATGGGCGGTGAGGATTACAAAGGATATATTCTTGCCCTTTTTACCCTGATGGCAGGTTTGTCCCGTCCTTTCAGCGGTAAACTGACAGATACGATCGGTCGGGTACCGGTTATGATCTTTGGCTCATTGGTATGTGTGGTATGTAGCCTGCTTTATCCCCTCGTCAGCTCTGTAGGCGCATTCCTATTATTGCGCTTTTTCCATGGATTTTCTACCGGTTTTAAACCAACAGGTACTGCCGCTTATGTTTCTGACATTGTACCTGCTACCCGCAGGGCGGAAGCCATGGGAATGGTTGGCTTGTTCAGTACGATAGGTCTGGCACTCGGACCAGCCATCGGAGGGTACATTTCCACACAATGGAACATCCAGGTAATGTTTCAGATATCAGCCGTTTTTGCACTGTTATCAGTAGTAATATTGGTGGGTGGTATGCGGGAAACCCTGGCAGACAAGCAGGGCTTCAGATTGTCTACACTCCGGATCTCAAAAAGTGAGATCTTCGAACCATTGGTACTCGCGCCGGTGATCGTCACCTTCCTGACTTACCTGAGTTATGGCGCCCTGTTTACCATTATTCCCGACTTCAGCAGCCATTTGGGCATTCAGAATAAAGGACTCTTCTTCACCTTTTTTACGGCCGCCTCTATCGGCATCCGTTTGCTGGCAGGAAAGGTCTCTGATAAATACGGGCGTGTTCCCATTCTCAAGATCTCTTCTTTTACGATGGCAATCGCGGTCTTTGTACTGGCGGTAGCACATACGCCGGCCATGATGCTGACAGCCGCCATTATCTACGGCGTATCTGTAGGATTGAACTCCCCGGCGATCACTGCCTGGACGATCGATCTGGGACATCCGCAGTTTAAAGGACGGGCGTTAGCCAGCATGTATATTGCAATGGAGGCCGGTATCGGTCTGGGCGCATACCTGTCCGCGTTTATCTATCACAATGATACCCGCTTTTTCGCCCTCACCTTCTATTGTACAGCGGTGGTAACATTATTGGCCTCCGTATATCTGCTGTTCATTTATCACAACCGCAGGCTGCAGGTGATGTTGCGTTTTGTGCATATGCGGGCGCCAATCAGGCGCTTTCTTCGCTAA
- a CDS encoding thiamine pyrophosphate-dependent enzyme produces the protein MYFERAHISDEELLSFYRQLLYPRLVEEKMLLLLRQGKVTKWFSGIGQEAIAVGATLALDMDEWILPLHRNLGVFTTRQMSLQQLFHQWQGSPLGFSKGRERSFHFGSRQHHICGMISHLGPQLSIADGIALAHKLKKENKVALAFTGEGGTSEGEFHEALNVAAVWDLPVIFLIENNGYGLSTPVEEQYRCEQLVQRAAGYGMRGMRINGNNLLEVYHAIKEAKRHALQEQQPVLIEAMTFRMRGHEEASGTKYVPPALLEEWAKQDPILHFEGFLQYLRLLDDHKIKNIREQLKQEIDNDIHEALSATSPAVSITDELNDIYAPALPAIPPPEDTPSPQKRFIDAISEGLHQAMDRYPNLVLMGQDIAEYGGAFKITEGFSTIFGRERVRNTPLCESAIIGAGLGLSIMGFKSMIEMQFADFVSCGFNQIVNNLAKIHYRWGQTADVVIRLPAGAGVGAGPFHSQSNEAWFTHVPGLKVVYPSTPADAKGLLLAAFADPNPVLFFEHKALYRSISGPVSLDWYTIEIGKAKLIRSGEDISIITYGSGVHWALEYAQQYPDISMHILDLRSLLPLDYEAIRAAVEATGKVLVLHEDTLTGGVGSEISAWIAEHCFSLLDAPVMRCAGLDTPVPFAAELEKNFLAKTRMHQCIQQLMNY, from the coding sequence ATGTACTTTGAACGTGCACACATCAGTGATGAGGAGCTGCTGAGTTTTTACAGGCAACTACTGTACCCCCGCCTGGTAGAAGAAAAAATGCTTCTACTCCTGCGGCAGGGTAAGGTGACAAAATGGTTTTCCGGCATAGGCCAGGAAGCGATTGCCGTCGGCGCTACATTAGCGTTGGATATGGATGAATGGATACTTCCCCTGCATCGCAACCTGGGCGTATTCACCACCCGGCAGATGTCCCTCCAGCAGTTGTTTCATCAATGGCAGGGTAGTCCGCTGGGCTTCAGCAAGGGACGCGAACGCTCATTTCATTTCGGCAGCCGCCAGCATCACATATGTGGCATGATCTCACACCTGGGTCCTCAACTCTCCATTGCGGACGGTATTGCTCTCGCACATAAACTTAAAAAGGAAAATAAAGTGGCCCTCGCTTTCACTGGTGAAGGCGGTACCAGTGAAGGCGAGTTCCATGAAGCGCTTAATGTGGCCGCTGTATGGGACCTCCCTGTTATCTTTCTTATAGAAAATAATGGCTATGGCCTGAGCACACCGGTAGAAGAACAATACCGCTGTGAGCAACTCGTACAACGCGCCGCAGGTTATGGTATGCGTGGTATGCGTATCAACGGTAATAACCTGCTGGAGGTCTACCACGCTATCAAAGAGGCCAAAAGACATGCGCTGCAGGAACAGCAACCCGTCCTGATCGAGGCCATGACCTTCCGTATGCGCGGTCATGAAGAGGCCAGCGGGACAAAGTATGTTCCCCCTGCCCTATTGGAAGAATGGGCCAAACAGGATCCTATCCTTCATTTTGAAGGCTTCCTCCAATACCTCCGCCTCCTGGACGATCATAAGATCAAAAACATCAGGGAACAACTGAAGCAGGAAATAGATAACGATATCCATGAGGCACTCTCTGCCACGTCTCCTGCCGTCAGTATTACGGATGAACTGAACGATATCTATGCGCCGGCCCTTCCGGCCATACCTCCTCCTGAAGATACACCTTCCCCGCAAAAACGGTTTATAGATGCGATCTCAGAAGGATTGCACCAGGCAATGGACCGCTATCCGAACCTCGTCCTTATGGGACAGGACATCGCAGAATACGGTGGTGCTTTTAAAATTACAGAAGGCTTCTCCACCATATTTGGGAGAGAACGGGTGAGAAATACCCCTCTTTGCGAAAGTGCCATCATTGGCGCCGGACTGGGATTGTCTATCATGGGCTTTAAGAGCATGATAGAAATGCAGTTTGCCGACTTCGTCAGCTGCGGCTTTAACCAGATCGTCAATAACCTGGCGAAGATACATTACCGCTGGGGCCAGACGGCAGATGTGGTGATCCGGCTCCCGGCAGGTGCCGGCGTTGGCGCCGGACCCTTCCACTCTCAGAGCAATGAGGCATGGTTCACACATGTACCTGGTCTGAAAGTGGTCTATCCCTCTACTCCGGCTGACGCAAAAGGACTGCTGCTGGCGGCTTTTGCCGATCCTAACCCGGTATTGTTCTTTGAACATAAAGCGCTCTACCGCAGTATCAGCGGACCGGTATCACTGGACTGGTACACAATAGAAATCGGGAAAGCAAAACTTATACGAAGCGGAGAAGATATCAGCATCATTACCTATGGTAGCGGTGTACACTGGGCGCTGGAATATGCACAGCAATACCCGGATATCTCTATGCACATCCTGGACCTCCGCTCCTTACTCCCGCTGGACTATGAAGCGATCAGGGCCGCTGTGGAAGCCACGGGAAAAGTACTCGTCCTGCATGAAGATACACTAACGGGTGGAGTCGGGTCAGAAATCAGTGCCTGGATAGCGGAACACTGTTTTTCCCTGCTGGATGCTCCGGTAATGCGTTGCGCAGGACTCGATACACCGGTGCCTTTTGCAGCTGAGCTGGAGAAAAATTTCCTCGCGAAAACGCGTATGCATCAATGCATACAGCAACTCATGAATTATTAG